A window of Streptomyces gilvosporeus contains these coding sequences:
- a CDS encoding DUF4192 domain-containing protein, with protein MNPHSEPTEPQTSDTSAADPTRASGTPPRGSADPSRASDPAPRASGPSPRPFENSARPFDDSDRAAGPTLPTGSHDPTDSSHRTDRTDPPGSSDSTDSTAPSGSIDPSAVADAPPAEPQVTLRGPAELADALPYLLGFYPDDSIVLVALHGERGRFGGRVRLGIPAETAQWPEVADQLADCLISAADDRGERPAAVLVYLCQEPTSGETGRDVRDRLRPLAQRLRTACGALDVPVLEALCLSNGRFWSYCCPDFRCCPAGGTPLAMPGTSVMAAAAAYAGMQVRGSLKEMEARLTPRGGRRGAEQVRALDAAAAALLPRMLRRGGADAVRRDTVALTETLLRRFRLDPPAGSNRSRDACDDALLTDEEAAALILGLQDRLTRDRAAEWMEGPDAAPALRLWRALARRCAGGYLEHSVAPLTLAGWVCWSTEDGPSARVALGRALSIDPRYSFADLLHRAVNQGLDAEPLRRCLREQRKEHAAASRADTAAPGERAQPQPGPRPKPPRPRTADRPVKPRGGGRPGGRPPEGRGRRRAGRDGDRSRR; from the coding sequence ATGAATCCGCACAGCGAACCGACCGAGCCCCAGACCTCCGACACTTCCGCCGCCGATCCGACCCGCGCGTCCGGCACCCCGCCCCGCGGGTCCGCCGACCCGTCCCGGGCATCGGACCCCGCCCCTCGCGCCTCCGGTCCTTCCCCACGGCCCTTCGAGAATTCCGCCCGCCCCTTCGACGACTCCGACCGCGCCGCAGGCCCGACCCTCCCCACCGGCTCCCACGACCCCACCGACTCCAGCCACCGGACCGACCGGACCGACCCTCCCGGCTCCAGCGACTCCACCGATTCCACCGCCCCCTCCGGTTCCATCGACCCCTCGGCCGTCGCCGACGCCCCGCCTGCCGAGCCCCAGGTCACCTTGCGCGGCCCCGCCGAACTCGCCGACGCGCTCCCGTACTTGCTGGGCTTCTATCCGGACGACAGCATCGTCCTCGTCGCCCTGCACGGCGAACGCGGACGTTTCGGGGGCCGGGTCCGCCTGGGGATCCCCGCCGAGACCGCACAGTGGCCGGAAGTCGCCGACCAGCTCGCCGACTGCCTGATCTCCGCGGCGGACGACCGCGGCGAACGCCCCGCCGCCGTCCTGGTCTACCTCTGCCAGGAGCCCACGTCCGGTGAGACCGGCAGGGACGTCAGGGACCGGCTGCGCCCGCTCGCCCAGCGCCTGCGTACCGCCTGCGGCGCGCTGGACGTGCCCGTACTCGAGGCCCTGTGCCTGTCCAACGGCCGTTTCTGGTCGTATTGCTGCCCGGATTTCCGTTGCTGCCCCGCCGGCGGCACACCCCTGGCCATGCCCGGCACGTCCGTGATGGCCGCGGCCGCCGCCTACGCGGGTATGCAGGTGCGCGGTTCGCTCAAGGAGATGGAGGCCCGGCTCACGCCCCGCGGCGGGCGCCGGGGCGCCGAGCAGGTGAGGGCCCTCGACGCCGCGGCCGCGGCACTCCTGCCGCGGATGCTCCGACGGGGCGGCGCGGACGCCGTCCGCCGCGACACCGTCGCCCTGACCGAGACGCTGCTCCGCCGCTTTCGACTGGACCCGCCCGCGGGCAGCAACCGGTCCAGGGACGCCTGCGACGACGCCCTGCTCACCGACGAGGAGGCCGCCGCCCTGATCCTCGGGCTCCAGGACCGCCTCACCCGCGACCGCGCCGCCGAGTGGATGGAGGGCCCCGACGCGGCGCCCGCCCTGAGGCTCTGGCGCGCCCTCGCCCGCCGCTGCGCCGGAGGCTATCTCGAGCACTCCGTGGCACCCCTGACCCTCGCCGGATGGGTCTGCTGGTCGACCGAGGACGGGCCCTCGGCACGGGTCGCCCTTGGGCGCGCCCTGTCCATCGACCCCCGATACTCCTTCGCCGACCTGCTGCACCGTGCCGTCAACCAGGGGCTCGACGCGGAGCCGCTGCGCCGCTGTCTGCGCGAGCAGCGCAAGGAGCACGCGGCCGCCTCCCGCGCCGATACGGCGGCGCCCGGTGAGCGGGCGCAACCTCAGCCGGGGCCCCGGCCGAAGCCGCCCCGCCCCCGGACCGCCGACCGTCCTGTCAAGCCACGCGGCGGCGGCCGCCCGGGCGGCCGTCCCCCGGAAGGACGCGGCAGGCGCCGGGCCGGCCGGGACGGCGACCGGAGTCGGCGGTGA
- a CDS encoding glycogen debranching N-terminal domain-containing protein, which produces MALPGLAVSSPSGQLTGQGLDGYYRDGLRILSRCEVRAAGGEPLVVQGRLTAAHRARFVGTIRRAGEPGPDPDVRMERLRSADGTERLTFHSSAARPVRLPVEIRLATDLAELGAVAVGLPGPELRAAVHGSGLRWSAPGAHAVISASPAPQDALASAGLLRWELDLPPGGHRTIELHIRLGHEPDAPPGDRPPGGRRPGSVPIPGPRTRTPAPRPRGDRPPRPFSPARLECDDHRADALLAGSLDDLYGLVMRDPAEPADVYFAGGFPWRCGLAPAEALWTARILLPLGTRLAAGTLRTLARTQQATPNAEFGRIPGALRDTGPHAPPSCTGIEATLLFPAVLAEARRWGLPGKDIERLLPAAERCLRWLRLASEKTGTRRGGYVPDPAPDGPYRCETQAHAHRAALLGADLLDATGSSGAAELREWAADLRARFCTDFWLEDRAGGRPAGRLTRDGRPVPYLGAGAAHLLDTGLLGGGTLAPGLLDTAQTGRLAGLLAGPALDTGWGLRSLGAKEPGYNPFGHRSGAVRVHETAVAVAGLAAAGHDKPAGALARGLLDAADGFGHRLPEMYAGEQRTAGGAPVPHPAACRPAAVAAAGAVQILLALAGLRPDVPAGTVAVRPLRSAPLGAMQFTGLSVAGQPFAVRVSRLGMAMVEAAADGLQLGS; this is translated from the coding sequence GTGGCGCTGCCGGGCCTTGCCGTCTCGTCCCCCTCGGGGCAGCTGACCGGCCAGGGCCTGGACGGCTACTACCGCGACGGCCTGCGGATCCTCTCCCGCTGCGAGGTACGGGCCGCGGGCGGCGAACCCCTCGTCGTCCAGGGGCGGTTGACCGCCGCACACCGCGCACGGTTCGTCGGCACGATCCGCAGGGCCGGGGAGCCCGGACCGGACCCGGACGTCCGGATGGAGCGGCTGCGCTCCGCCGACGGCACCGAGCGGCTCACCTTTCACAGCAGCGCCGCCCGGCCGGTCCGGCTCCCGGTCGAGATCCGTCTGGCCACCGACCTCGCCGAGCTCGGCGCCGTCGCCGTCGGGCTCCCCGGGCCCGAACTGCGCGCCGCCGTCCACGGTTCCGGGCTCCGCTGGTCGGCGCCCGGCGCCCACGCGGTGATCTCCGCATCGCCCGCACCCCAGGACGCGCTCGCCTCGGCGGGCCTGCTGCGCTGGGAACTGGACCTGCCGCCCGGCGGCCACCGCACCATCGAGCTGCACATCCGGCTTGGCCACGAGCCCGATGCACCCCCGGGCGACCGCCCGCCCGGCGGCCGGCGCCCCGGGAGCGTCCCGATCCCCGGCCCGCGTACCCGCACCCCCGCCCCGCGTCCGCGCGGCGACCGGCCGCCGCGCCCGTTCTCGCCCGCCCGCCTGGAGTGCGACGACCACCGCGCCGACGCCCTCCTGGCCGGCAGCCTCGACGACCTGTACGGCCTGGTGATGCGCGATCCGGCCGAGCCCGCGGACGTCTACTTCGCGGGCGGCTTCCCCTGGCGCTGCGGGCTCGCCCCGGCGGAGGCGCTGTGGACCGCCCGGATACTGCTGCCGCTGGGCACCAGGCTCGCCGCGGGCACCCTACGCACCCTCGCCCGTACGCAACAGGCCACCCCAAACGCGGAATTCGGCCGAATCCCCGGAGCCCTGAGGGACACCGGACCGCACGCCCCGCCGAGTTGCACGGGCATCGAGGCCACGCTGCTGTTCCCGGCCGTCCTCGCCGAGGCGCGCCGCTGGGGCCTGCCGGGCAAGGACATCGAGCGGCTGTTGCCCGCCGCCGAACGTTGTCTGCGATGGCTGCGCCTCGCGAGTGAGAAGACCGGCACCAGGCGCGGCGGCTACGTCCCCGACCCCGCGCCCGACGGGCCGTACCGCTGCGAGACCCAGGCCCATGCACACCGCGCCGCCCTCCTCGGCGCCGACCTGCTCGACGCCACCGGCTCATCCGGTGCGGCGGAGCTGCGGGAGTGGGCCGCGGATCTGCGCGCCCGGTTTTGTACGGACTTCTGGCTGGAGGACCGGGCCGGGGGCCGACCCGCCGGCCGGCTCACCCGCGACGGCCGCCCGGTGCCGTACCTCGGCGCCGGCGCGGCCCATCTCCTCGACACCGGACTGCTCGGCGGCGGCACCCTCGCCCCCGGTCTGCTGGACACCGCACAGACCGGCCGGCTGGCCGGACTCCTGGCGGGCCCCGCTCTGGACACCGGCTGGGGCCTGCGCAGCCTCGGCGCCAAGGAGCCTGGCTACAACCCGTTCGGCCACCGCAGCGGCGCGGTCCGGGTCCATGAGACCGCCGTCGCCGTCGCCGGACTGGCCGCCGCCGGCCACGACAAGCCGGCCGGAGCCCTGGCCCGTGGCCTTCTCGACGCCGCGGACGGTTTTGGCCACCGCCTCCCGGAGATGTACGCGGGGGAGCAGCGCACCGCCGGCGGCGCCCCCGTCCCGCATCCGGCGGCCTGCCGTCCCGCGGCGGTCGCGGCGGCCGGCGCGGTCCAGATACTGCTCGCGCTCGCCGGCCTGCGCCCCGATGTGCCCGCCGGCACGGTGGCCGTCCGGCCGCTGCGCAGCGCCCCGCTGGGCGCGATGCAGTTCACCGGGCTCAGTGTCGCCGGACAGCCGTTCGCCGTACGGGTCAGCAGGCTCGGCATGGCAATGGTCGAGGCGGCGGCGGACGGTCTGCAACTGGGCTCCTGA
- a CDS encoding NUDIX hydrolase: protein MPPYDPSAFPPFAVTVDLVVLTVRRHALCALAVRRGEPPFQGRWALPGGFVRADEDLADAAARELAEETGLHAQSPEGPPPAYGAHLEQLATYGDPQRDPRMRVVSVAHLVLAPDLPAPRAGGDAHSARWAPVETLLEQDGTHGRDGEMSAPLAFDHAQILGDGVERARSKIEYSSLATAFCPPEFTVGELRRVYEAVWGVALDPRNFHRKVTGTPGFLVPTGGTTTRQGGRPAQLFRAGGATLLNPPMLRPEV, encoded by the coding sequence ATGCCTCCCTACGACCCGTCGGCCTTTCCGCCCTTCGCCGTCACCGTCGACCTGGTCGTGCTCACCGTGCGCCGCCATGCGCTGTGCGCACTGGCCGTACGCCGGGGTGAGCCGCCGTTCCAGGGGCGCTGGGCCCTGCCCGGAGGATTCGTCCGGGCCGACGAGGACCTCGCGGACGCGGCCGCCCGGGAGCTCGCCGAGGAGACCGGCCTGCACGCCCAGTCCCCGGAAGGCCCGCCGCCCGCGTACGGCGCACACCTCGAACAGCTCGCCACCTACGGCGACCCCCAACGCGACCCCAGGATGCGCGTCGTGAGCGTCGCCCACCTCGTCCTCGCCCCCGACCTGCCCGCCCCGCGCGCCGGCGGCGACGCCCACAGCGCGCGCTGGGCCCCGGTGGAAACCCTCCTCGAACAGGACGGCACCCACGGCCGCGACGGCGAGATGTCGGCACCGCTGGCCTTCGACCACGCACAGATCCTCGGCGACGGCGTCGAGCGGGCCCGCTCGAAGATCGAGTACTCCTCCCTCGCCACCGCGTTCTGCCCGCCGGAATTCACCGTCGGCGAGCTGCGGCGCGTCTACGAGGCGGTGTGGGGCGTCGCGCTCGATCCCCGCAACTTCCACCGCAAGGTGACCGGCACCCCGGGCTTCCTGGTGCCCACCGGAGGTACGACGACCCGTCAGGGCGGCCGTCCCGCACAGCTGTTCCGGGCCGGCGGCGCGACGCTGCTCAACCCGCCGATGCTGCGCCCGGAGGTCTGA
- a CDS encoding ATP-binding cassette domain-containing protein, which translates to MIQAVGLTSAPRGELPPAVHDLSLEARPGQVTVLLGPAAAGKTTALRLMLQLERGRGVALFRGRALHRIPNPARELGVLLGDTPADPSRTARGHLRMLSAAAGVPATRADDVLDLVGLSGLAEQRVGEFSRGMDRRLGLAAALIGDPHTLVLDDPAEGVSRREAAWLHGMLRSYAAQGGAVLTTSRDPKEAARIADHVVAIQEGRLVADQEAADFAHTRLRPRVAVRSPQADRLATLLVDESQRADPAADPAGARTIEVVRESGTRLAVYGSSCAAVGEAAFRHGILVHQLADEVADTGPVTPLERADGRTSAALPPAPSPPDGVAPALTRAPMARVIQAARAAIAPKGADTVSDTLTLPIIGVTVPAARPARSAAPVVEELAIPRLPAPGPAWPLRYELRRTLSDRAGLFVALATVLVSLGLALLLAGRGAAPMSRVLTGWPRQLPFPPAALGAGLLGALAFGQEFRYPALAPERGTVPRRLGLLAAKLLVSGASALLLGIFLLAADEAGVRYLFGPHAVTSVTEWPVLGVGWLGLLIGCAWAGVLAAGVFRSTATGLAAVLAVPVVVLPLVQHMVTGPTARSLVGLPGRLGSSALYRWPSGIDQAVSVAVRLTTQPVGGAMALSLAALVCAYALTMLRGWAR; encoded by the coding sequence ATGATCCAGGCCGTCGGACTGACCAGCGCCCCCCGCGGCGAACTCCCGCCCGCCGTCCACGACCTGAGCCTCGAAGCACGGCCGGGCCAGGTCACCGTCCTCCTCGGACCTGCCGCCGCGGGCAAGACCACCGCCCTGCGCCTGATGCTGCAACTCGAACGCGGCCGCGGCGTCGCCCTCTTCCGCGGCCGCGCCCTGCACCGCATCCCCAATCCCGCCCGCGAACTCGGCGTCCTCCTGGGCGACACCCCCGCCGACCCCTCCCGCACCGCCCGCGGGCATCTGCGCATGCTCAGCGCCGCCGCCGGCGTCCCCGCCACCCGCGCCGACGACGTCCTCGACCTCGTCGGCCTCAGCGGACTGGCCGAACAGCGCGTGGGCGAGTTCTCCCGCGGGATGGACCGCCGCCTGGGCCTGGCCGCCGCCCTCATCGGCGACCCGCACACCCTCGTACTCGACGACCCCGCCGAAGGCGTCTCCCGCCGCGAGGCCGCCTGGCTGCACGGCATGCTGCGCAGCTACGCGGCGCAGGGCGGCGCCGTCCTCACCACCTCACGCGACCCCAAGGAGGCCGCGCGCATCGCCGACCACGTGGTCGCCATCCAGGAAGGCCGACTCGTCGCCGATCAGGAAGCCGCCGACTTCGCCCACACCCGGCTGCGCCCCAGGGTCGCCGTCCGCTCCCCGCAAGCCGACCGCCTCGCCACCCTCCTCGTCGACGAATCCCAGCGCGCCGACCCCGCCGCGGACCCCGCCGGAGCCCGCACCATCGAAGTCGTCCGCGAGAGCGGCACCCGCCTCGCCGTCTACGGCAGCAGCTGCGCCGCCGTGGGGGAGGCCGCCTTCCGTCACGGCATCCTGGTGCACCAACTCGCCGACGAGGTCGCCGACACCGGACCGGTCACTCCGCTCGAACGCGCCGACGGCCGCACCTCCGCCGCGCTCCCGCCCGCCCCCTCGCCCCCGGACGGTGTCGCCCCCGCACTCACCCGAGCCCCGATGGCCCGCGTCATCCAGGCCGCCCGCGCCGCCATCGCCCCCAAAGGCGCGGACACCGTGTCCGACACCCTCACCCTCCCGATCATCGGCGTCACCGTCCCCGCCGCCCGCCCGGCCCGCTCCGCGGCACCGGTCGTCGAAGAGCTCGCCATCCCCCGCCTGCCCGCCCCCGGCCCCGCCTGGCCGCTCCGGTACGAACTGCGCCGCACGCTCAGCGACCGCGCCGGCCTGTTCGTCGCCCTCGCCACCGTCCTGGTCTCCCTGGGGCTGGCCCTGCTGCTCGCCGGCCGTGGCGCCGCCCCGATGTCCCGCGTCCTCACCGGCTGGCCCCGCCAACTGCCCTTCCCCCCGGCCGCACTCGGCGCCGGACTCCTCGGAGCGCTCGCCTTCGGCCAGGAGTTCCGCTACCCCGCGCTGGCTCCCGAACGCGGCACCGTACCGCGCCGCCTCGGGCTGCTCGCCGCCAAACTCCTCGTCAGCGGCGCCTCCGCGCTGCTCCTCGGGATCTTCCTGCTCGCCGCCGACGAGGCCGGCGTCCGCTACCTGTTCGGTCCGCATGCGGTCACCAGTGTCACCGAGTGGCCTGTTCTCGGCGTGGGTTGGCTGGGACTGCTCATCGGCTGTGCCTGGGCCGGCGTCCTGGCAGCTGGCGTATTCCGTTCCACCGCAACGGGGTTGGCCGCCGTCCTCGCCGTACCCGTCGTCGTACTGCCGCTCGTGCAGCACATGGTGACCGGGCCCACGGCCCGGTCACTGGTGGGACTCCCGGGGCGACTGGGGTCGTCGGCTCTCTATCGCTGGCCGTCCGGAATCGACCAGGCCGTATCGGTCGCCGTACGACTTACGACCCAACCCGTCGGCGGCGCAATGGCGTTGTCACTGGCCGCGCTGGTCTGCGCTTATGCCCTCACCATGCTCCGCGGCTGGGCCCGCTGA
- a CDS encoding FadR/GntR family transcriptional regulator — MLFTKDLKAVQGVADKGCVSTLAHTMMTAARPGDTGLAGPGELDRYPYANGANAANAPGVDRAERVPPVWDGSEADMGRVGRRNAGSRGRGLHGQLVQQLGQMIVSGDLGADRPLVPEEIGQRFEVSRTVVRESLRVLEAKGLVSARPNVGTRVRPVSDWNLLDPDIIEWRAYGPQRDDQRRELCELRWTIEPLAARLAAGHGREDIQQRLADMVEIMGHSAAQGDTVTFGRADAEFHTLLLSLAGNRMLEHLSGIVTSALHVSGGPSGGCERPIETSVGQHMRIVDAIGSGDATAAESAMRQLLAAHGEAGGQGSGTPVDHVVPAPREH; from the coding sequence GTGCTTTTCACCAAAGACCTCAAGGCTGTTCAGGGTGTCGCCGACAAAGGATGCGTGAGTACCCTTGCGCACACCATGATGACCGCGGCTCGCCCCGGCGACACCGGCCTCGCAGGTCCGGGCGAGCTTGACCGCTACCCCTACGCCAACGGCGCCAATGCCGCGAACGCGCCAGGCGTGGACCGCGCCGAGCGCGTCCCGCCGGTCTGGGACGGCTCCGAAGCAGACATGGGCCGCGTCGGCCGCCGCAACGCCGGCAGCCGCGGCCGCGGCCTGCACGGCCAACTCGTCCAGCAGCTCGGGCAGATGATCGTCTCCGGCGACCTCGGCGCCGACCGCCCGCTCGTCCCCGAGGAGATCGGCCAGCGCTTCGAGGTCTCGCGGACCGTCGTCCGCGAGTCGCTGCGCGTCCTCGAGGCCAAGGGCCTGGTCAGCGCCCGCCCCAACGTCGGCACCCGGGTCCGCCCCGTCAGCGACTGGAACCTCCTCGACCCCGACATCATCGAGTGGCGGGCCTACGGGCCGCAGCGCGACGACCAGCGCCGCGAGCTGTGCGAGCTGCGCTGGACCATCGAGCCGCTCGCCGCCCGCCTCGCCGCAGGCCACGGCCGCGAGGACATCCAGCAGCGCCTCGCCGACATGGTCGAGATCATGGGCCACTCCGCCGCCCAGGGCGACACCGTGACCTTCGGCCGCGCCGACGCCGAGTTCCACACCCTCCTGCTCTCGCTCGCCGGCAACCGCATGCTCGAGCACCTCTCCGGCATCGTCACCTCCGCACTGCACGTCTCCGGCGGCCCCTCCGGAGGCTGCGAGCGCCCGATCGAGACCTCCGTGGGCCAGCACATGCGGATCGTCGACGCCATCGGCTCCGGCGACGCCACGGCGGCCGAGTCCGCGATGCGCCAGCTCCTCGCCGC